The genomic segment tcattttcaaaatcattgatttttctcattgagtcgacgttgatattgctctttttaaaaaaaaattaaaatacaaatgttGGACCAATCGATTTGGGAAGAAGACAAAATTCTCTACCTATAAATAGTtgtccacacacacacacacacaaggtcgggtcactaaaaaaaaccaaagaacatacacaaaaaaactatagataCATTTTTCTAAACCTATCTGCCACCCAATACCCCCCTTAACCAGTGCCCTCCTGTATTTTTGCTAACTCTCCCctcgatctctctctctctcaatacgTGCCTCCATCATCCCTACCGAACTATCTTCTCCAGAAACACATATGAGCTGCCAACCTCACTTCCAAACTCTGCTCTCCCAGCCTACCACAACTATACCCACAACCCTTCACCATCCAGCCATGACAACCGTAAAGGAGTAACCCAAACCAACAACCCGACAACTATTGCTGATTCATAAGGATGATCATCGTGACGTCGCACACGTGCGATAATTATCTCTTTcttgtttagttgttttttgaGGGGGTTTGCAATGTTCAAATCAATACctcccctttaattttttatttttatctttattatctcattatcttctttccttttttggattatttttttaatttttttaaaaaattatctacgTGTATGAAAAGCAtaaaggttgatttttttttatgaaatagctTAAAATTGgacaaatcacataaaaaatgcatttttggaaatatttgtatttaaaaacaatatatgataAAAGAGGGTCAAAATCAGATTACATCAAATAACAaagctttttttaatgaaataatttataaaattattattttttaatttcatgttcttaacaaaaaaaagttaagtgaaattattaattttttattaaaaatccaGAAAGTGTTATCCAGAattgtgaaaagaaaaacttcaattttttctttgagtggaaagcattttttattaaattattttttagaatataaacaaacattaaaaaattttaaaaataattttgagaatAGTGTTTTCCATGAAATATAGCCATCCTTAAAACTATTACGGTTTTGTATCAACTATTGTGAGTGGAAGAGAAGGCAAAACAATTGAGAGAAAGGAGCCAAAAGTGACGGCAAGATGCGTTAGATTCTGCAATCTTAAAAGCATGAGGCCGAAAGAAAGGGCATGCTGACAAGCACTAAGAGGACGCTTTTCTGACGTTTTCCCGCACTGTTTTGCCAAGGTCACAAATTATGacgttcttttttatattattaaaaaataaaaataaaaagaagatggTAATTTtgtgaaaatgttttttaaagtgtttttttatttaaaaatatattaaaatattttttaaaaaattatttttgatattaacatatcaaaataattcaaaaatataaaaaaattaattaaaaataaattaaaaattttaattttttacaaaaacatttttcaaccACATAACAAAAACTGTTAACATGTCGGCCACCAAAAAAAAGCGTGTGCTATTATTTCTGATCTTCAttctcttattttctctctAGTTCTCAAGCTTTTAGCAATGGAAAATCTAATGCTTCTTTCGGTCACTACTTTTGCCTACTTTCTCTCAATTATCTTACCATCTCTTCCTTTAATAGTACTTGATGCATAGCAGTAATAGTGTAAATGCTATGTGGTTTTGCCTACTtagatcctttttatttttatttttatttttattttttacaagtatttttatattttttaaaattaatgtttttttatgtattcaaattattttaatatattaatatcaaatataaatttttaaaaataaaaaataatatttctatatattttcaaactaaaaatactttaaaaaaacaaagcaataaaaaaactcaaagttaTCTTATTACTGTAGCGcatgacacgaccaaagagttgatgtcttctcccaagtgcagaagtgtcgaagtaataaataacttggCAAGACCAgagtcgaaccacagggaggttaactatataaattataactaataataataataataatgaggactttgagatgtaagattgaTTTAAAGATTAAACagtgataaaaacaattgtcaaggttagaggatccactaatgatattccaaaaaagtatagtataaactcttattacccaattggaaaccacacacaaaggaggtttcaattggattataaattgttaacatgattacattagctatcttattcgaataatgctaatacttgtaaatgttgtcaggtattcatgattataacttatgttaacaacaaatcaacctcctttcatagcacaagtgtcggttataccatacggtttgggttatgaaagtgccaagtatttgttgtaccaagggttatataacataaatctagattaaccatttaacaagcaaagtattaagagtgaacaagataacaaatacaaaacatgttagtattaaacattaaggtccatgttaagtttatactatacttattcttacaccattagtgtaaccacttattcttacaccattagtgtaaccttttcaccttgacataataaacttagctaaacatattgaaagagagaaacataaataatcaagataagaacataaataagatataagttaactaagtaaaggaaaggaaatgaaaagtataaacaagatattaatataaaacttaagcattacaaaatataaagagaggaagcaagagcatgatcttgatctgaaaaccaagatggctaaatgcatggcaaatacTTCCTTTTATaagccaaaatttggaactaatgatttgatgactaattgttgagtgggtggccacatcttgactaggtgacaattcttatcttcttgtctgaacaaaacgtcattgctaacgtcagaatttgaacagattttccgcatgaaagttctaggaaattgtcttagctttccaacaaaaaagaatcggtgcatttggacttctataactcaagatatgggttgaacactgaacagtatcTAGGCTGCatgacagattctgacttctccattgttgctaagatttggacttccaaacagcagaattgagtcttggacctccatgaatgttttaggcccatgtcttagctttctagccatgtaaaccaaattgaaatccaagatctacaactccagatatgacccaatgactgaacaatgttccagtttggactgaaccgacatctcttttctaagcttaaccctttctttgtcctttcaatttcagtacttaaactcatcaaccaatcctttcatttatgtgataggcctgcatttaagatgaacatttaccataaattaaagatcagCGTACTTGTCCTTCAGCGTGTCTTCATAAGGCATGTGTCTTGGGCTTAAAGGTAaggtcaagcttgataaacaacgaGAGTAGTAATCACCTCAACCAGTTCAAGATAAGCACTTCACTTACATTTGAGTGAAGGACTGGTACACGGTAAACTCAAATGAGCTTTTGAATCGAAAGAACAGAGAAGGCTTTGGATAGCAAACAGAGTCACCCTACAACAATGGAATATCAAAGAGGGAGGGGCTATATTTCAAACTAGGTAagaatgcatgcatgtcatctaaccctAAAACATTgcacaaatatttttgaatttttataggaaaaatcatcaatgaaatccAACAGGATTCTGATGAATCTGAGgggacaaagaaagaatcattgagttaaTGATAGCAAATAATCATACTTTTAACCttagaacaagaagaagatgagataaacCCTACCGTTAGGAAAttcttaagaaaatgataagatcAAACCTTTCATCAAGGGCAACTCTGCAATCAGAAAGAACCGAGTTTTCAAACCCCGCTATCAAAAAGTATGAGGTCAACCCTGTAACTAGAAAACACCAAGTTTTCAACCCTGTCATCAGGAAATCCAATTAAATTCAGTCATCAGGAAAGACAGGTTATCAACCCTGCAATAAGGAATCAATAGGAAAGTTCAAGGAGAACTTTTAATCAAACCTTATCACTAGGAAGAACCCTGTCATCAGGTATCCTAATTTTTAAACCCCACAATCAAGAAGAAAGTGAGAAGAACTCTACTATTAGGGAATTctcaaagaaaggaaaaagttcAAACTCTATCAtcaggaaaaacaagaaaagcctattgttaataatttgagttttggaaaCCCTGCCATTAGGAATTTGAGTTTTCGATTCCAGAATCAAATTGTTTCGAATTTAAGATACCCTTAGAAAGTTCTAGTTGAAGGGGATCACTGTGATTCAGGATTTCAAGTCACCTAAGCTGAGAAAGAAGATAGTTGTGCAGGAGAATAGCTGTGAGAATACAGTTTTCCTTACATATAAAGATTTTAGATCTAGTTAAAAGGGATCGCCAGATTGGGATCTTAGGTTACCAAACTGTTTTAACAGAGATTTTGGTTCTACTTAAAGAGAATCACCGAGATTTGAGGCTGACCGagctataaaaaaagatttagttctggttaaaagGTAGCCAGATTGGAATTCCAGGATAACCAAGCTGTAGataaagattttggttctgattAAAGAAAATCAATAGATTGGGATTTCGGGTTGACCGAGCTATAAGCATAGATTTAAGTTCTAGTTAAAGAGAATCACTGAATTGAGATTTTAGATTTACTCAACTATAGAcaaagattttggttctcgttaaagggaatcgccagattgagatttcaggttaacccaaccaaaaactaaaattttgattttggttaaaaggaattATCAAAATGAGATTTCAAATTAACCCAACCGAAGACAAAAATTtaagttctagttaaagggggtCTCTTGATTGAGATTTAAAATTAGCTTAACTAAAGACAAAGATTTAGTTTCTAGTTAAAGGCAATAGTCAGATTAGGGTTTCactgaattgaaatttttaaaatcattgatttttttcattgagtcgacgttgattttgctctttttttaaaaaaatcaaaatacaaatgtTGGACCAAGCGATTGGAGAAGAAGACAAAATTCTCTACCTATAAATAGGtgtccacacacacacacacaaggtggtgtcactaaaaaaaaccaaagaacatACACAAAAAACAACCCTAGATACATTTTTCTAAACCTATCCGCCACCCAATACCACCCCTAACCAGATCCCtcctgctctctctctctctctctctctaaacatGCCTCCATCATCCTTACCGAACTATCTTTTCTAGAAACACATATGAGCCGCCAGCCTCACTTCCAAACTCTGCTCTCTCAGCCTACCACAACTATACCCACAACCCTTCACCATGCTGCCATGACAGCCGCAAAGGAGTAACCCAAACCAACAACTCGACAACAATTCCCAATCCAGAAAGATGATAGTCGTGACTTCACACACGTGCGACAAatatctctttgttttttagttgtttttagaAGGGGTTTGCAATGGTTAAATCAATACCTccccttcaatttttatttatatctttattatctctttatcttctttccttttttggattattttttcaattttttttaaaaaattatctacgTGTATGAAAAGCATAAaggttgaattttttatgaaatagctTAAAATTGGACAAATCAcatcaaaaatacatttttggaaatatttgtattttaaaaaatatatgataaaaagggTCAAATCAGATTAGATCAAATAACAAAgcttttctttatgaaataatatataaaattattattttttaatttcatgttcttaacaaaaaaaagttaagtgaaattattaattttttattaaaaatccaGAAAGTGTTATCCATaattgtgaaaagaaaaatatttttctttgtaataacttcaattttttctttgagaggaaaccattttttattaaataattttttagaatataaacaaacattaaaaaattttaaaaataattttgagaagaGTGTTTTCCATGAAAGATAGTCATCCTtaaggctgtgtttgtttttcggaaagtggtttctgggaaaccactttccaaactttcctatGTTTGTTTACCATTataaaagttggtcaacagaaaacactttcaagttaaaggaaaatttggcttggtttccaggaaagtgttttccttttattttggatggaaaacacttttcggaagttgtgaaaaatttagaaatgtcatattatttactgattatatcaaatttgatcctcaaacttttgattgctatatatattttattttgaatatttatttttcaatttcatcccttagaatttaatttttatattaattttggtccttatttttataattattatttgctttttccttatcattttttaattgaaattttttatctatcaaatttggtccttattcttttgattgttagttattttatttgaaataatttatgaaatgttaattattattattttaatttcttcatctttcaattttttattttttagatttgatctctattatttttattattatttattttatttgagataatttatgaaattatattttttttcaattgcattctcattcaattttttaatttgtaaatttattccttattattttagtaaattttaaaaaaataaaatattaataagttattttctaaatataaacaaacattaaaaaattaaaaaaataattttgagaagaGTGTTTTCCATGAAATATAGCCATCCCGAAGACTATTACGGTTTTGCATCAAGTACTGTGAAAGGAAGAGATGGCAAAATAAATGAGAGAAAGGAGCCCAAACTGACGGAAAGATGCGTTACATTCTTCAATCTTAAAAGCATGAGACCGAAAGAAAGGGCATGATGACTAGAAATAAGAGGACGCTTTTCGGACGTTTTCCCACACTGTTTTGCCAAGGTCACAAATTACCATACATGACgttctttttttatatcatttaaagaaaaagagaaggaagatgGTAATTgtattgaaatgtttttttttaaaaaaaacaaaaaacgtaaagtgaaataatttataattactataattttaaatgatagagtttgtttggtatttttaaaataaaataaaaaatttaatgttttacaaaaatatttctcaaccaagtaaaaaaaaactgaaaccatggcggccacaaaaaaaaaagcgtgCCATTATTTCTTATCTTCAttctcttattttctctctAGTTCTCGTGCTTTTAACAGTGGAAAATCTAATGCTTCTTTCGGTCACTACTTTTGCCTACTTTCTCTCAATTATCTTTCCATCTCATCCTTTAATAGTACTTGATGCAGAGCAGTAATAGTGTAAATGCCATGTGGTTTTGCCTGCTtagatcctttttatttttattttttaaaattaagggtttttttatatatatatattttcaaattatcttgGGCGTGGCCCTTCAACCTTTCTCTAGACTAAGTTTATGTTTCCTCTAAGGCTCATTCGAGCTCTCTAAGTTAGGTTGCTTTCTCTTTATCATTTATTCACGCTTCACGTCAGGGATGTTAGAATCCCGCATTAAATAACACAATATTATTAAGTCCCTTCGAAATCCTCACTGCCATGAGAATGAGATtaataaacacacaaaaaaaaatgatggtagTAATATTTCGGCAATTTCtaagaattatttaattaatttatttcagcATCTCAAGTCAGAAGATAATATTTCGGCAATGTCtaagaattatttaattaaattatttcagcATCTCAAATCAGAAGATAATATTTCGGCAATGTCtaagaattatttaattaattgcttTCATCATCTCAAGTCAGAAGATAATATTTCGACAATGTCtaagaattatttaattaaattagttcaGCATCTCAAGCCAGAAGATAATATTTCGACAATGTCtaagaattatttaattaatttctttcagCATCTCAAGTCAAAGAAttagttaaaattttgatttataaaacttGTTCAAGAAATAGGCTTGCTGTAAggagaaaaaaggaagaaagaaagaaagaaacagccATTATTGAccccaattaaaaaacaattgatggGAAGAaacaatgaagatgatgataccatgataacaaatttaaagaaaattatagaaCACTGATAAGactttatatatacatgtaattTATAAGCAATTGGAAACCCTACAGAAGACACATTCACTCTGTTGACTTACTTTCATGACAAGCAATCCCTGTTCGATCAACCATATATATAACACCAGGAAGGGATAAGGAAGGGATAAGACTTGTCAGTATTTATTTAACCACAATTTCTTAAAGAAAGCAGATGCTAATCCAATCTTGTTGCACGACCTGCTGAAAGTTCAAACCACGGATGTCCACTTCAAAGCTCAATATGGAGACAATCTCAAGtgggaataaaaatatatcaaagccTGTGTCTTATAGGGAGAGTCGTGTGGTGTTGTGCTTGGCCACTATCTGGATCGTGCTTGGTCAACTCCTCGAATAGCATTGCAAATCTTGCCATAACTGGTGCACGTAAGGAGATCAGAACCATGACTCCACGCTCTCCTTTCTTGTTTCTATAGGGTAAGTAATAGGTTCCAGAATTATTAATGTCATCAGGCATAGCCTTAGATGGCCCGGTATAAACTGGCTTACCCCAGCCATAATCCACCTGATCGAACCCAACACTTGTTAAATCTGACACAACATATGACTGTAACCCCTTAGGCAGGCCCTTGGTAATCTCAATGAAATCGGCCAACGATCTTATGTACTCCTCAGTGATCTTGTTCTTGGCTTGCCTTATCAGCTCCAGAGCATACCCTAATGAGTTCAAACAAAGCTTCCTAGCACTGGTTATAGCTGCTGGCAATGCCAGCACGTTACCATAATAACCCTTTGGTAACGGAGGGTTGAATTTGGAACGTGCATTGACGAGCATACAAATGCGCATCTCCTCATTAGGGTTTGCTTGAGATGCTATGGCATGGCATCTCCATAAGCATGCGGTTATTATTTCAAACTTGGAACATGGGTGTAAATGAGGAGGAATCCATTTACGAATGTTGGATAATTCTTTAGGGCCGATGATGAAACAACGGTGGGCTGCACCGTCAGTTCTACCCCGAAATTCAGGAACGTTGAGCTCGCTAGGATCCACAACAAGATCATGATGATCGCCATATTCGTTGTGAGTGCAAGTAACACGAGGTGGATTCCTAGCACAAAGGAGTTCTCTTTGCCACACAGGTAGAATTGAAGGGGCTTGAGCACCTCGTGAGATCTCACCTATGGCACTCAATAGCTGAACTAGGCCAATGGCATCACTCATTGGGTGATTAAGACGGAAGCCAAGTATAAAACCACCACACTTCAAGCGTGTTATCTATCAAAATACATTAAGAAAATCActagtattttattataatgtgATTAGGGGAGTGTAATATAGCACAATGTCAACAAAcaataaacatttaattttctgttaaattacataaatattatatacGAACACTAGCTGAGTTTTGACAAATCTTGTGATGGGGGAGCGGCCGGGGGCAATGATCTTTTTCTTGCTAgtgtaataatataaatttaatttatatatttgaatacaaaaactaagtcaaactaagaaaaaaaaatggattagcTGTCATTTTCATCGATGTGAGAACACACCAAATTAGTGGATATATCTTAGGATATGTATCAcataaagattaaagaagaacgataaaacaagaaaaaggtcagaggaaaataaatagaaaggagaaaagaacAGGATGCCGtcaagaagaaggaaaagagaacaGAGAGGATGATTGCACATGTTGTGAAGCCATCGatgattgaatttttgaaattagaataattttggttagaaaataatataaattatattttaaaatgtaacttaaaagtttaaattattgggttgaaatggttttttaatatagtatcagagtcttgataacTAAACAGTTACGAGTTAAAATCTCAccatcttatttatttgataaaagatAAGCATAAAGTAATATAAACTTAtgcaaattttaagtttaaaaaacttttacttgaaggaacatattaaaaataatataaatcatttattagaacctaacttaaaaatttaaattattaaattaaaatgactttttaacCCTTTCTGGGTCACTCTCCCCAACCTCACTTTCTAAGGTCACTCTCAACTAGCCAGCAAGTTGGTGGCGAGGAAATTAAGATATTATTACTTGCTGGGAGGATAGAAAAAAGGGATTGATAGGATGAGTTTAGAGGTAATCAGCTAATTGATAGGATGGGCTCGGTGGGAGTGTTTTGGATCCATGGTGAGCCATTTCCCCTCCATGTCCCTTGAGACTCCGGTACTAATGGTATTACTCTTTAGCGATCTCATTTATAGTCTCACCATAAATGAGATATTTCGAGTCTGTTTGGTGCCGAAATGTTTTTATATGAGTAGAAGGCAGTGAAAACTGAGGAATTCAGTACACTCATACCAAGTctaatatttttgatttatatgattttaaaatttataatttattttatagattttatttcaTGGCGTTGTAATTTATGAGTGaatattatttaagtttttaataatgataatttaaaaagatgtGGAGATTTAATCTTAGTATGTAGGTGGATGAAACCCTCCATCTAACCTAACTAGGGTGGTGGGTATTAAAAAACCCACCTAGGCTCAGTCCTACCCAACTATTTGCCCAggtaccaaaaaaaataaatattgcatGCTAAAAGAACCCAggtgccaaaaaaataattagaaaggGAAATATAAAGATTACTCAACGTTTACCCCAATAGCAACAGAACTTGTCATCAAATTTTCTAACCTAGCCATTTcccaagaaaagaagaggaagaaaaaagcCAGTACTACCTTGTTTATAATAATAGATAAGTACCTGAATGATCAGCAACGGGGTATTGATGATTCCTGCTGACCCTGGGACATTGTAAAGAAGTTCCTCGGCACAAGGGAACGGAGGCTGAATTGGATCACCAAACTGCTCAAGTGTGCCATCAGCATCAGCTTCAATGAACAAGACACCCTCTCCTGTACAATCTACTACAAGCTTATTTTCTGGCTCTTGTCTAATCCTCCCGGCATAAGGATAATAATACACAAGTGCCTGTGCAATTCCCTCTCTTATTACCTTCACAGGATCTTTCCCTTGCATGGACGGTTTGTGTGCATAAAAGTTGTAATGTGGTGATTGAAATTGTAGGTATAGTTGGCGATCGATATCAGAAAGTAGTTTAGATTCATGGGGTGTGGCTTTAGCTGGTGCAACCAATTCTGGCTCGCACCTTCGCACATTGAATGCTAAGGAAGTAGGAGTTGGCATGGCAAAGAAACAGCTAGGAATCAAACGGTACTGGCTATGGCACCGCGGCAGGAGTACTCAAGAATATGCGGGCTCAAAATGAGATGCGTGCTCTTCCATACTTGGTCCAAATTTATAGTAATATTTGCTTTCGTCAGTAGGTGAACGAAAGCAATGCTTAAGCATATTGTTAATTCCGTGATTAGGATGTAAAGTGACTTTTTCGTTCAGTGAGGTGTTAACTTATGTATCCAATCCAcataatcatttttaataatttcctAGGACAAGTAGGTGAATTTATCCTTCGTTCcctttttatttacttaattaCTCAAAGAATCTTCATTGCTCTTTAATAtgagaatttgtttttagatttatggaagaaaatatattttatcataaaaaaaaattttaaattaaaatggtaATGGAGATCCTTTAAAGTAGAGATGGATGAACGAAGGCCTTCTAATCTTCATACCCACATGCTtctattgaaagaaatttttaatttttcttgatcATTGTCTAAAGTTCTTCAGGACGTACAGGTGAGGattctttctttataaaaaagcTTAGAAGACTCAGCTCTCCACTACCCATATCTTTTTCACTCAATTATTGATATgcgaaaacaaattcaattatgaCTAGTCCAGCCCtttaaaaactgaaattaaacTCACTATAATATAGCTGAACcaataatctatataaaatcaaagaaaaaatgtaATTTCAATCCAATTATACCttattaaaaaccaaatatgtttttttaattagactTATTATGGGTTCAATTCAAAAAAGTTAGGTGGTCGTGGCAGCAAATTTCTTGTCGGACCGACTAGTCCAGCATGGgtttaaaaacattttgtaCAAGTTTATATAAACcgtatttgtatatatttgtcTTAATTTCTTGTTCACGACTTCCTCTCTATGCTTTCTCACTTTAATTAACTTTTGAGTTAAAATCCATAAGcaaatgataaaattcttgaatattacttttttaaaaaagtttttttcatctaaaagcAACTTAAAAATGTAACTCAAACAAAATTCTATGCAGCTTTCCTAAGTTATTATGATGCTGCTTTGACTCAGGCAAAAAAATAGTAGAAATCAACGGTTGTTGTCCAGTGAATTTGCAGTTATTTTTGTTCAACAAAATGGCATATATATGTTGATCAAAACCCTAATTAACTCACGAAACAAGGATCAATCAAACTATTGGAAACCAAATATTGATCTTATTATTGACTATAAAAGTCATGAGACTTAAATTTTACAACTGTAAACAATTTGAAACCACACAAATCACCAAATTTTCATGACAACTCCAACTCATATATCTAAGTATACAATCACAACAAGGTCAAAGAGTACGGGCTTGGtggtaataaataaatttaaaaggctTATTCAAACTTCGCCACCATCtgcttaatttaaaatatttttttggtaccAAACCAAGAATAGAATAATATCATAGCCTCTGTCTTATAGGGAGCTTGGTATCATTTCTTGTTGTCCTTGGCTTCTTTCTG from the Populus nigra chromosome 1, ddPopNigr1.1, whole genome shotgun sequence genome contains:
- the LOC133688237 gene encoding benzyl alcohol O-benzoyltransferase-like, with translation MPTPTSLAFNVRRCEPELVAPAKATPHESKLLSDIDRQLYLQFQSPHYNFYAHKPSMQGKDPVKVIREGIAQALVYYYPYAGRIRQEPENKLVVDCTGEGVLFIEADADGTLEQFGDPIQPPFPCAEELLYNVPGSAGIINTPLLIIQITRLKCGGFILGFRLNHPMSDAIGLVQLLSAIGEISRGAQAPSILPVWQRELLCARNPPRVTCTHNEYGDHHDLVVDPSELNVPEFRGRTDGAAHRCFIIGPKELSNIRKWIPPHLHPCSKFEIITACLWRCHAIASQANPNEEMRICMLVNARSKFNPPLPKGYYGNVLALPAAITSARKLCLNSLGYALELIRQAKNKITEEYIRSLADFIEITKGLPKGLQSYVVSDLTSVGFDQVDYGWGKPVYTGPSKAMPDDINNSGTYYLPYRNKKGERGVMVLISLRAPVMARFAMLFEELTKHDPDSGQAQHHTTLPIRHRL